Proteins from one Triticum aestivum cultivar Chinese Spring chromosome 7A, IWGSC CS RefSeq v2.1, whole genome shotgun sequence genomic window:
- the LOC123150275 gene encoding signal recognition particle receptor subunit beta: MDEWVRQAEAWAGQAEHWIRQQPPEQIYVAVAVIIVTILVLVAASCLKSSKPNTIVLSGLSGSGKTVLFYQLRDGSSHQGTVTSMTHNNATFVLHSELERKGKVKPVHVIDVPGHARLKSKLDEVLPQAAGIVFVVDALDFLSSMQAAAEYLYDILTKATVVKKRIPVLIFCNKTDKVTAHSKEFIKKQLEKEVNKLRESRNAISSADISDEVQLGLPGEAFNFSQCQNKVIVDEGAGLTGDVSAVEQFIREYVKP, translated from the exons ATGGATGAGTGGGTTCGCCAAGCAGAGGCGTGGGCGGGCCAAGCAGAGCACTGGATCCGCCAGCAACCCCCGGAGCAGATTTACGTCGCGGTCGCCGTGATTATTGTAACGATTCTGGTGCTGGTCGCAG CTTCTTGTCTGAAATCATCGAAACCTAACACCATAGTTCTATCCGGGCTTAGTGGCAGCGGCAAAACTGTTCTTTTCTATCAG CTTCGCGATGGATCATCACATCAGGGAACCGTGACTTCGATGACACATAACAATGCTACATTTGTTCTGCACTCGGAGCTGGAAAGG AAAGGCAAAGTAAAACCTGTTCATGTTATCGATGTTCCTGGTCATGCAAGGCTGAAATCGAAGCTTGATGAAGTCCTGCCTCAGGCAGCTGGGATTGTTTTTGTCGTGGATGCTCTAGATTTCTTGTCTAGCATGCAAGCTGCTGCGGA GTACTTGTATGACATTTTGACGAAGGCAACTGTAGTGAAGAAAAGGATTCCTGTTCTGATATTCTGCAACAAGACAGATAAAGTTACAGCTCACTCAAAGGAGTTCATCAAGAAGCAGTTGGAGAAAGAAGT AAACAAGCTCCGGGAATCAAGGAACGCCATATCATCCGCTGACATCAGTGATGAAGTCCAACTTGGGTTACCTGGAGAGGCATTCAACTTCAGCCAGTGCCAGAACAAGGTGATAGTTGATGAAGGTGCTGGTCTGACTGGTGATGTTTCAGCAGTTGAGCAGTTCATCCGCGAGTATGTGAAGCCGTAG